In Spirochaetales bacterium, the following proteins share a genomic window:
- a CDS encoding DUF4255 domain-containing protein, whose amino-acid sequence MQKITGIKSTIKGINICMETERNKLREKFPLINVLLIGIEETGIQNRYDKIKMKGIDKNNHEIEYFMVPATMVNLTYMVTPYSDKHAETCRMMGALVKLFKDDYLIEVDGFDWVENEGNPVLIEASSPLPLPEQIRVFSAMNLDYRPSLFYRLRLGIDSGKQEVFRRVKERKFETVKKPEN is encoded by the coding sequence TTGCAAAAGATAACCGGGATAAAAAGTACTATCAAGGGTATCAATATCTGCATGGAGACGGAAAGAAACAAACTCAGGGAGAAATTTCCCCTTATCAATGTGCTTTTGATCGGAATCGAAGAGACGGGTATACAAAACCGGTATGACAAGATCAAAATGAAAGGGATAGATAAAAACAACCATGAAATTGAATATTTCATGGTGCCGGCAACGATGGTGAATCTCACCTATATGGTAACTCCGTATTCCGACAAACACGCAGAAACATGCAGAATGATGGGGGCGCTCGTCAAATTGTTCAAGGATGATTATCTCATCGAGGTCGACGGATTCGATTGGGTTGAAAACGAGGGGAATCCGGTTCTTATTGAAGCCTCGTCGCCTTTACCGCTGCCCGAACAAATACGGGTTTTTTCGGCGATGAACCTCGATTACCGGCCTTCACTTTTCTACCGTTTGAGACTCGGCATCGATTCGGGCAAACAGGAAGTGTTTAGACGGGTAAAGGAAAGAAAATTCGAGACGGTAAAAAAGCCGGAAAATTAA
- a CDS encoding phage tail sheath family protein, with the protein MPQYLTPGVYVEEVESGSKPIEAGATNIVGFLGVAEKGPVNEPTMITNWSHYVRTFGGLNSNGWLAHGVYLFFQNGGTKCYINNLKKVKDTKPSTPAAAEAKDVKEEKKVASDKPDVIENPPDLTKLIIGKDEGPGKKTGLFAFDGITDISLVCAPGVVDPAAQDALLSHCEKHRFRMAILDAPETIEKGLDTIPMPRDSMMGAYYFPWVGMYDTELEKEVYAPPSGGVAGIYGRVDSKRGVHKAPANEIYNGAISVKYPLTDIEQELLNPKGINCIREFEGRGIRVWGARTFSSNSEWRYINVRRLFCMVEKAIQDGTNWVVFEPNTRDLWKKIVRNITAFLLRIWKDGALFGDSPEEAFYIRCDDELNPPESIDAGYVICEVGIAPAKPAEFVIFRITQKPLGE; encoded by the coding sequence ATGCCACAATATTTAACACCCGGTGTATATGTCGAAGAAGTCGAAAGCGGTTCCAAACCAATCGAAGCGGGGGCCACAAATATCGTCGGTTTCCTTGGTGTCGCGGAAAAAGGTCCGGTCAATGAACCGACCATGATCACCAACTGGTCTCATTATGTGAGGACATTCGGCGGATTGAACAGTAACGGATGGCTCGCGCACGGAGTATACCTTTTCTTTCAAAACGGCGGAACAAAATGTTATATCAATAACCTGAAGAAGGTAAAGGATACGAAACCGTCGACGCCGGCCGCTGCGGAAGCGAAAGATGTCAAGGAAGAAAAAAAAGTCGCGTCCGACAAGCCCGATGTGATTGAGAACCCGCCCGATCTGACGAAGCTCATCATCGGTAAGGATGAAGGGCCCGGAAAGAAAACCGGTCTTTTCGCGTTTGACGGAATTACCGATATTTCCCTGGTCTGTGCACCCGGGGTTGTCGATCCTGCGGCCCAGGATGCGCTGTTGAGTCATTGTGAAAAACACAGATTCCGTATGGCTATTCTTGACGCGCCGGAGACAATCGAAAAAGGACTCGATACGATTCCGATGCCGAGGGATTCAATGATGGGGGCCTATTATTTTCCGTGGGTGGGCATGTACGATACTGAACTTGAAAAAGAGGTATACGCACCTCCCAGCGGCGGTGTCGCGGGGATATACGGACGCGTCGACAGTAAACGCGGCGTTCACAAGGCACCGGCGAATGAAATTTACAACGGTGCGATCAGTGTCAAATATCCGCTGACCGATATCGAGCAGGAACTTCTCAATCCGAAAGGGATCAATTGTATCAGGGAGTTCGAAGGACGCGGAATCCGGGTATGGGGTGCACGAACCTTCAGCTCGAATTCCGAATGGCGATATATAAATGTGCGGCGGCTTTTTTGTATGGTGGAAAAAGCGATCCAGGACGGGACGAACTGGGTCGTGTTCGAACCGAATACACGTGACCTCTGGAAAAAGATCGTCAGAAATATAACGGCGTTTCTCCTGCGGATATGGAAGGACGGGGCGCTTTTCGGCGATTCTCCGGAAGAGGCCTTTTATATTCGATGTGATGACGAATTGAATCCCCCCGAATCGATTGATGCGGGTTATGTCATTTGTGAAGTGGGTATTGCACCGGCGAAGCCGGCTGAGTTTGTCATCTTCAGAATTACGCAAAAACCGCTTGGCGAATAA
- a CDS encoding DUF1257 domain-containing protein — MSHFTRVKTQIRDLCTFKEALKELDIEFTEAGETQDVTITGWQGKKEKVLMELKTGSSYSVGLVENKEGSYEFVADWWGVETYTGITREDYINKLTQKYAYCTVMDRIKDKGYDIVKEEVDGKQNIRILIRKWA; from the coding sequence ATGTCGCATTTTACAAGAGTGAAGACTCAAATCAGGGATTTGTGTACGTTTAAAGAGGCCCTTAAAGAACTTGATATCGAATTTACTGAAGCAGGGGAAACGCAGGATGTCACCATCACCGGATGGCAGGGGAAAAAAGAAAAGGTCCTTATGGAATTAAAGACGGGTTCGTCCTATTCAGTCGGACTTGTCGAAAATAAGGAAGGTTCATATGAGTTCGTCGCCGATTGGTGGGGGGTTGAAACATACACCGGGATCACCCGGGAAGATTATATCAATAAACTGACCCAGAAGTATGCTTATTGTACGGTTATGGACAGGATAAAGGATAAAGGCTACGATATCGTAAAAGAAGAGGTTGACGGGAAACAGAATATAAGGATATTGATCAGAAAATGGGCGTGA
- a CDS encoding PASTA domain-containing protein produces the protein MIHGTELDKTHLKNKMEENICVPDITGMYFPMALQFIASKGLQIGDIKFDDGKDIFTVIGQSISPGTTVPVGTSINVKISSSHPLAYLPSVFQSNTLLKKYLWIFQHLLNSIYVKLDNIEQYFNPLQAPEAFYKWLGSWFSVNVNYAISEEKMRSLIKNIVRIYQWRGTSRGLAEYLEIMTDVKPHIIENYKPLNEYILKGENLINSRVLERSTSPYYFTVVFPVEADYFSLDAIRKINQIIQSEKPAHADFYLDFVPREKKEKEEPVMILGESFIE, from the coding sequence TTGATTCATGGTACTGAATTGGACAAGACTCATTTGAAAAACAAGATGGAGGAAAATATCTGTGTCCCCGATATTACCGGGATGTATTTCCCCATGGCGCTGCAATTTATTGCGTCAAAAGGTTTGCAGATAGGGGATATCAAGTTCGATGACGGGAAAGACATTTTCACGGTGATCGGTCAGAGTATTTCCCCCGGTACGACGGTGCCCGTGGGAACGTCGATCAATGTGAAGATATCCAGTTCACATCCCCTCGCTTATTTACCGTCGGTTTTCCAGTCAAACACGCTGCTCAAGAAGTACCTCTGGATATTTCAGCATCTTCTCAACAGCATATATGTGAAACTCGATAATATCGAGCAATATTTCAATCCGCTTCAGGCCCCGGAGGCCTTTTATAAATGGCTCGGCTCGTGGTTTTCCGTTAATGTCAATTATGCGATATCCGAAGAAAAGATGAGGAGTCTGATAAAAAATATCGTGCGCATTTATCAATGGCGTGGAACATCGCGTGGGCTTGCCGAATATCTCGAAATCATGACGGACGTAAAACCGCACATCATTGAAAATTACAAACCCTTGAACGAATATATCCTCAAAGGCGAGAACCTGATCAACAGCAGGGTTCTGGAAAGAAGTACCTCACCGTATTATTTCACCGTTGTGTTTCCGGTTGAAGCGGATTATTTTTCACTTGATGCGATCAGAAAAATCAATCAGATAATACAGTCGGAAAAACCGGCGCACGCAGATTTTTATCTGGATTTCGTACCCAGAGAGAAGAAAGAAAAGGAAGAACCGGTAATGATTCTGGGAGAATCGTTCATTGAATAG
- a CDS encoding FHA domain-containing protein: MDPSWKVCPRCLPPVCGWLVIMSGEYKNEVYTIHEGLTKIGSAKDCDLIVPIKEKEKQGILLRSQRGSYTIKDLGELEEGTYLNGAKITDNAITDSDMIKISDLELLFKCL, encoded by the coding sequence ATGGATCCTTCATGGAAAGTGTGTCCGAGATGTTTACCTCCTGTTTGCGGGTGGCTCGTTATCATGAGCGGTGAATATAAAAACGAAGTGTACACGATTCATGAAGGTTTGACGAAAATAGGAAGTGCGAAGGATTGCGATCTGATCGTCCCCATTAAGGAAAAGGAAAAACAAGGTATTCTCCTCAGATCCCAAAGGGGTTCATATACCATAAAAGATCTCGGAGAACTCGAAGAAGGTACCTATTTGAACGGGGCGAAAATCACGGATAACGCCATTACGGACAGCGATATGATAAAAATAAGTGACCTTGAATTGTTGTTTAAGTGTCTATAA
- a CDS encoding VWA domain-containing protein produces the protein MKKTIMRLIIVAAGMFIASLLHADDGNLAVHIDQIIDRNFPVLEVFVSVTTKDQEPILQLVEGNFSAFIDGKEMKSKINIEQFVYAKNMGVSFYLLIDNGGVMYGEPMDFQKQAAKMLLEDIEEHPQDTISLYTYTDEAVQIFENETYSDKLFDSIDEIENTFSPPKLYDSVANVVRKINPEVAKKRKIIIITSNGRDDGSQYTQEQVFEMIDKLNIPVYTIGFRVMGNENLNLLESLSNHTGGAYIFARRQSLIPNNMKTIIEQVRNGYILKFSVNEITGADDYHQLKIAVTHKEGDASFYKNFFAKKTPFPYTLVIIVILLVVIIAVALAVIGILFFTQRYRIEIGTIARCKQCKRRIKKEWVEECPFCKYLDSSKKKEPA, from the coding sequence ATGAAAAAGACCATAATGCGGCTCATTATCGTCGCGGCAGGCATGTTCATCGCTTCATTGCTTCACGCGGATGACGGAAACCTGGCGGTTCATATCGATCAGATAATCGACAGGAATTTTCCCGTCCTGGAAGTATTCGTTTCCGTTACGACAAAGGATCAGGAACCCATTTTGCAGCTCGTGGAAGGAAATTTTTCCGCATTTATCGACGGGAAGGAAATGAAATCGAAAATAAATATCGAGCAGTTTGTTTACGCAAAAAATATGGGCGTTTCGTTTTATCTGTTGATTGACAACGGTGGCGTTATGTACGGAGAACCGATGGATTTTCAGAAGCAGGCCGCAAAGATGCTTCTTGAAGACATCGAGGAACATCCACAGGATACCATCTCACTCTACACATACACCGATGAGGCCGTCCAGATTTTCGAGAATGAAACCTACAGCGACAAGTTGTTCGACAGCATCGATGAGATTGAAAATACCTTCAGTCCGCCCAAACTCTACGATTCGGTCGCGAATGTCGTGCGTAAAATAAATCCGGAGGTCGCAAAAAAGCGCAAAATCATTATTATCACGTCGAACGGAAGGGATGACGGAAGTCAGTACACACAGGAGCAGGTATTCGAGATGATCGACAAGCTGAATATTCCGGTCTATACAATCGGGTTCAGGGTCATGGGAAATGAAAATCTCAATCTTCTCGAAAGTCTTTCGAATCACACGGGAGGCGCATATATCTTCGCCAGACGGCAATCGCTTATCCCGAATAACATGAAAACGATCATCGAACAGGTGAGAAACGGCTATATTCTCAAGTTCAGCGTGAATGAAATCACGGGCGCTGATGATTACCACCAGTTGAAGATCGCCGTAACGCATAAAGAGGGAGACGCATCTTTCTACAAGAACTTCTTTGCAAAAAAAACGCCGTTCCCCTATACCCTCGTTATTATCGTCATTCTTCTTGTTGTGATCATTGCCGTCGCACTGGCCGTTATCGGTATATTGTTTTTCACGCAACGATACCGGATTGAAATCGGAACGATCGCCCGGTGCAAACAATGTAAAAGAAGGATCAAAAAGGAATGGGTCGAAGAGTGCCCCTTCTGTAAATACCTGGACTCCTCGAAAAAGAAAGAACCGGCATAA